The following proteins come from a genomic window of Emys orbicularis isolate rEmyOrb1 chromosome 25, rEmyOrb1.hap1, whole genome shotgun sequence:
- the HAP1 gene encoding huntingtin-associated protein 1, which translates to MFPPELGEVGGLRGPQAMEFWSSPAAYAEVHGSPALLSPTDLIATELEEVLCSERVGRVTKTYHDLDAVTNLLEEKERDLELAARIGQSLLKQNRSLTERNELLEEQLELAKEEIAQLRHEVSMRDDLLHLYTNTVEDSEPATATATPLRRNESSLSLQQHVQYDALQQKLRALEEENQKLRLEATSITTETCQYEDQEQQLMLDCVEQFSEASRQVASLSEELARKTEDTARQQEEISQLLAQIVDLQQKCRTYGAEVDELQQHLAATKESQQKLHTELQDLQEKYAECEGMLHEAQEESKTLRARNLPNSSLHRYSLLPLDSLAAEIKGIMRKGADSSSSSEYKSYKRVFETVKVVNQAVKAKSRAESPQNLPGSKPSSALPSAGCSRVSTPRTSYYGSDSASLAPENLESALGEEKLRGTPGTPGRHDLEAALQRLSARQENHASERSFFETEREQKLNQLARDVESSSGFLTPNDSILSTGTNYSGSSEHTGGSGFSLGSLSYLPDKLQIVKPLEGSVTLHHWQQLAKPNLGGILDPRPGVLTKDFRQLDVDLEEVYNLNDLEEDDVDLSAFPALAASTPSKAKGCSSAFHSSINNLPQTPSTFTITTCHILHPNKEITTVTPSLYNTVVPSCGPFDRLSAAGPVPQALEPGPRALSAPLGLVTLLLEHGISASVRAGNALAALRAPEPPSWLSPLREQWDSLGGRSLGSSGLAQPFPRAHGLDDGRAAGPSGAQSKSNIFSWNLVEKLKRLRLDKVVARGEASFRGAGESRQPVGPPAPTTQP; encoded by the exons ATGTTTCCCCCTGAGCTGGGCGAGGTGGGGGGGCTCCGTGGGCCCCAGGCCATGGAGTTCTGGAGCAGCCCCGCAGCCTACGCCGAGGTGCACGGGAGCCCGGCTCTGCTCAGCCCCACGGATCTGATCGCTACCGAGCTGGAGGAAG TCCTCTGTTCCGAGCGGGTCGGCAGGGTCACAAAGACCTACCATGATCTTGACGCGGTGACCAACCTGCTGGAGGAG aaGGAGCGGGACCTGGAGCTCGCGGCCCGGATCGGGCAGTCCCTGCTGAAGCAGAACCGGAGCCTGACGGAGCGTAATGAGCTCCTGGAGGAGCAGCTGGAGCTGGCCAAGGAGGAG ATTGCCCAGCTGCGGCACGAGGTCTCCATGCGGGATGATCTGCTCCATCTCTACACCAACACCGTGGAGGACAGCGAGCCGGCCACAGCCACTGCCACGCC gcttCGGCGGAACGAGTCCTCGCTGTCCCTGCAGCAGCACGTGCAGTACGACGCCCTGCAGCAGAAACTCAGGGCCCTGGAGGAGGAGAACCAGAAGCTGCGCTTGGAG GCCACCAGCATCACCACGGAAACCTGCCAGTACGAGGACCAGGAGCAGCAGCTGATGCTGGACTGCGTGGAACAGTTCT ctgaaGCCAGCCGGCAGGTGGCCTCTCTCTCCGAGGAGCTGGCCCGCAAGACCGAGGACACGGCCCGGCAGCAGGAGGAGATCAGCCAGCTCCTGGCCCAGATCGTGGACCTGCAGCAGAAGTGCCGCACG TACGGCGCGGAGGTGGACGAGCTGCAGCAGCATCTGGCCGCGACAAAGGAGTCTCAGCAGAAGCTGCACACGGAG CTGCAGGACCTGCAGGAGAAATATGCCGAGTGCGAGGGCATGCTGCACGAGGCCCAGGAGGAGAGCAAAACCCTGCGCGCCCGGAACCTCCCCAACAGCAGCCTGCACCGCTACAGCCTGCTGCCCCTG GACTCGCTGGCTGCGGAGATCAAAGGGATCATGAGGAAAGGAGCCGACAGCTCGTCCTCCTCGGAGTACAA GAGCTACAAGCGGGTTTTCGAGACAGTGAAGGTCGTGAACCAGGCGGTCAAAGCCAAGTCGCGTGCGGAGTCCCCCCAAAACCTGCCCGGCTCCAAGCCGTCCTCTGCCCTCCCCTCGGCAGGGTGTAGCCGGGTCAGCACGCCCCGCACCAGCTATTACGGATCAGACAGCGCCAGCCTGGCACCGGAGAACCTGGAGAGCGCCCT GGGCGAGGAGAAGCTGCGGGGCACCCCAGGCACCCCAGGCAGGCACGACCTGGAGGCAGCGCTGCAGCGTCTGTCCGCCCGCCAGGAGAACCACGCCTCGGAGCGCTCCTTCTTCGAGACGGAGCGCGAGCAGAAGCTGAACCAACTGGCCAGGGACGTGGAGAGCTCCAGCGGCTTCCTCACGCCCAACGACAGCATCCTGTCCACCGGCACCAACTACTCGGGCAGCTCGGAGCACACCGGAGGTTCCGGCTTCTCCCTCGGCTCCCTCTCCTACCTGCCAGACAAGCTGCAGATCGTCAAGCCCCTGGAAG GCTCGGTGACTCTCCACCACTGGCAGCAGCTGGCGAAGCCCAACCTGGGCGGGATCCTGGACCCCCGGCCCGGCGTGCTCACCAAAGACTTCCGGCAGCTGGACGTGGACCTGGAGGAGGTCTACAATCTGAACGACCTTGAGGAGGACGACGTGGACCTGAGCGCCTTCCCGGCACTCGCTGCCTCCACCCCGTCCAAAGCCAAGGGCTGctccagtg CGTTCCACTCCTCCATTAACAACCTCCCCCAGACTCCATCTACATTCACCATCACCACCTGCCACATCTTACACCCCAACAAGGAGATCACCACAGTGACGCCCAG tcTTTATAATACAGTCGTGCCCTCTTGTGGGCCCTTTGACAGGCTGAGTGCCGCTGGCCCCGTGCCCCAGGCGCTGGAGCCTGGCCCCAGGGCACTGTCTGCGCCTCTCGGACTCGTCACGCTGCTGCTGGAACACGGCATCTCTGCTTCGGTGCGGGCTGGCAATGCCCTGGCTGCGCTACGGGCGCCGGAGCCCCCCTCCTGGCTCTCCCCCTTGAGGGAGCAGTGGGACAGCCtgggggggaggtctctgggcagCTCAGGCTTGGCTCAGCCCTTCCCGAGGGCCCACGGGCTGGATGACGGCAGGGCCGCTGGGCCCAGCGGAGCCCAGAGCAAGAGCAACATCTTCAGCTGGAACCTGGTGGAGAAGCTGAAGAGACTCAGGCTGGACAAAGTGGTGGCCAGAGGAGAGGCCTCCTTCCGGGGCGCAGGGGAGAGCAGACAGCCCGTCGGGCCGCCGGCCCCCACCACGCAGCCGTGA